A genomic region of Dictyoglomus sp. NZ13-RE01 contains the following coding sequences:
- a CDS encoding threonine synthase, translated as MKGVLFKYKDYLPVTDKTPMITLHEGDTPLIFAKNLSKEYKINVYLKYEGLNPTCSFKDRGMVVAVAKALEEGTKAIICASTGNTAASAAAYAALSNIKSYVLLPKNAIALGKLAQAIMYGAEVISIDGNFDSALKLVREISNIYPVTIVNSINPYRIEGQKTAAFEICDVLNKNPEFLAIPVGNAGNITAYWKGFKEYYNLGKIKALPKLLGFQAEGSAPLVVGHPIENPETIATAIRIGNPASGEKALQAIRESNGIIDTVSDDEILSAQRELASKEGIFVEPASAASWAGVKKILREKKIKLEGDVVCVLTGHGLKDPDIALKFAKISKEIKPSLNELMKILEQ; from the coding sequence ATTAAAGGAGTATTGTTCAAATATAAAGATTATCTTCCAGTTACCGATAAAACTCCTATGATAACCTTACATGAAGGAGACACTCCACTTATCTTTGCTAAAAACCTAAGCAAAGAATATAAAATCAATGTTTACCTAAAGTACGAAGGTCTGAATCCCACATGTTCCTTTAAGGATAGAGGAATGGTTGTTGCAGTAGCAAAAGCATTAGAAGAGGGTACTAAAGCTATAATATGTGCATCAACTGGGAATACTGCAGCCTCAGCAGCAGCCTACGCTGCATTATCGAATATTAAATCCTATGTACTTTTGCCCAAAAATGCTATTGCCTTAGGTAAATTGGCACAGGCGATTATGTATGGTGCGGAGGTAATTAGTATAGATGGCAATTTTGACTCTGCCTTAAAACTTGTAAGAGAAATATCCAATATTTATCCTGTTACAATAGTTAACTCAATAAATCCCTATAGAATAGAGGGACAAAAAACTGCAGCTTTTGAAATTTGTGATGTGCTTAATAAAAATCCTGAATTTTTAGCTATACCTGTAGGAAACGCTGGGAATATTACAGCATATTGGAAAGGCTTTAAAGAATATTACAATCTTGGGAAAATAAAAGCTCTTCCCAAATTATTAGGCTTTCAAGCAGAGGGATCAGCTCCACTTGTAGTAGGACATCCCATTGAAAATCCTGAAACAATTGCCACAGCAATAAGAATTGGAAATCCAGCAAGTGGAGAAAAGGCATTACAAGCAATAAGAGAGTCAAACGGAATTATTGATACTGTATCTGATGATGAGATATTATCTGCTCAAAGAGAGTTAGCCTCTAAAGAGGGTATATTTGTAGAACCAGCCTCTGCTGCTTCTTGGGCAGGGGTTAAAAAGATTTTAAGAGAAAAGAAAATAAAACTTGAAGGAGACGTTGTTTGCGTTTTGACAGGACATGGACTCAAAGATCCAGATATAGCATTAAAATTTGCAAAGATCTCTAAGGAAATAAAACCAAGCCTAAACGAATTAATGAAGATTTTAGAACAATGA